Proteins found in one Pongo pygmaeus isolate AG05252 chromosome 8, NHGRI_mPonPyg2-v2.0_pri, whole genome shotgun sequence genomic segment:
- the LOC129006187 gene encoding putative inactive neutral ceramidase B isoform X2: MRQHRQFMDRTHYLLIFSSSETLLRLLLRIVDRAPKGRTFGDVLQPAKPEYRVGEVAEVIFVGANPKNSVQNQTHQTFLTVEKYEATSTSWQIVCNDASWETRFYWHKGLLGLSNATVEWHIPDTAQPGIYRIRYFGHNRKQEILKPAVILSFEGTSPAFEVVTT, encoded by the exons ATGAGGCAGCATCGACAATTTATGGACCGCACACATTATCTGCTTATATTCAGCTCTTCAGAAACCTTGCTAAGGCTATTGCTACG TATTGTGGATAGAGCACCAAAAGGCAGAACTTTTGGGGATGTTCTGCAGCCAGCAAAACCTGAATACAGAGTG GGAGAAGTTGCTGAAGTTATATTTGTAGGTGCTAACCCGAAGAATTCAGTACAAAACCAG ACCCACCAGACCTTCCTCACTGTGGAGAAATATGAGGCTACTTCAACGTCGTGGCAGATAGTGTGTAATGATGCCTCCTGGGAGACTCG TTTTTATTGGCACAAGGGACTCCTGGGTTTGAGTAATGCAACAGTGGAATGGCATATTCCAGACACTGCCCAGCCTGGAATCTACAGAATAAGATATTTTGGACACAATCGGAAGCAGGAGATTCTGAAGCCTGCTGTCATACTTTCATTTGAAGGCACTTCCCCGGCTTTTGAAGTTGTAACTACTTAG